Proteins encoded within one genomic window of Ottowia sp. SB7-C50:
- the wrbA gene encoding NAD(P)H:quinone oxidoreductase, translating into MSKVLVLYYSSYGHLETMANAVAEGARSAGATVDVKRVPETVPQDIAKGAHFKLDQAAPIATVAELEHYDAIIVGAPTRFGRMPAQMASFLDAAGGLWARGALNGKVGGAFTSTATQHGGQEVTLFSIITNLLHFGMTIVGLPYSYQAQMTLDEIAGGSPYGATTIAGGQGQRQPSVIELDGARFQGKLIAETANKLFG; encoded by the coding sequence ATGTCCAAAGTCCTCGTCCTCTACTACTCCAGCTACGGCCACCTGGAGACCATGGCCAACGCCGTGGCCGAAGGCGCCCGCTCTGCCGGCGCCACGGTGGACGTCAAGCGCGTGCCCGAAACCGTGCCGCAGGACATCGCCAAGGGCGCGCACTTCAAGCTCGACCAGGCCGCGCCCATCGCCACCGTGGCCGAGCTGGAGCACTACGACGCCATCATCGTCGGCGCGCCCACGCGCTTTGGCCGCATGCCGGCGCAGATGGCGTCCTTTCTCGACGCGGCCGGCGGCCTGTGGGCGCGTGGCGCGCTCAACGGCAAGGTGGGCGGCGCCTTCACCTCCACCGCCACGCAGCACGGCGGCCAGGAAGTGACGCTGTTTTCCATCATCACCAACCTGCTGCACTTCGGCATGACCATCGTCGGCCTGCCCTACAGCTACCAGGCGCAGATGACGCTGGACGAGATCGCCGGCGGCAGCCCCTACGGCGCCACCACCATCGCCGGCGGCCAGGGCCAGCGCCAGCCGAGCGTGATCGAGCTGGACGGCGCGCGCTTTCAGGGCAAGCTGATCGCCGAGACGGCGAACAAGCTGTTCGGCTGA
- a CDS encoding nitronate monooxygenase produces the protein MTSLSTVLGTALPLIQAPMAGVQGSALALAVGRAGALGSLPCAMLSAQQLRDELALLAASGLPYNVNFFCHTSPAPDAAREAAWRAALAPYYAELGLDIDSVPAGPGRVPFSAEAADLLAEFKPPVLSFHFGLPAPELLARAKAWGAFVLSSATTVREALWLEEHGADAIIAQGLEAGGHRGHFLSDDLSEQLGTFALLPQVVAAVRVPVIAAGGIADAAGVRAAMALGAAGVQVGTAYLCADEATTTPLHRAALQSEAARHTAVTNCFTGRPARGIVNRVVREQGPISAAAPAFPLATAAMAPLRAAAEKAGRTDFTPLWSGQNASGCRPLPAAEITRALARGFTPSA, from the coding sequence ATGACCTCCTTGTCCACCGTGCTCGGCACCGCGTTGCCACTCATCCAGGCGCCCATGGCGGGCGTGCAGGGCAGCGCGCTGGCGCTGGCCGTCGGGCGGGCCGGGGCGCTCGGCTCGCTGCCCTGCGCCATGCTGTCCGCGCAGCAGCTGCGCGACGAACTGGCGCTGCTGGCCGCCAGCGGCCTGCCCTACAACGTCAACTTCTTCTGCCACACGTCGCCCGCGCCCGATGCGGCGCGCGAGGCCGCCTGGCGCGCCGCGCTGGCGCCCTACTACGCCGAACTGGGCCTGGACATCGACAGCGTGCCCGCCGGGCCAGGGCGCGTGCCCTTCAGCGCCGAAGCGGCCGATCTGCTGGCCGAATTCAAGCCGCCGGTGCTGAGTTTTCACTTCGGCCTGCCGGCGCCCGAGTTGCTGGCGCGCGCCAAGGCTTGGGGCGCTTTCGTGCTGTCGTCGGCCACCACCGTGCGCGAGGCGCTATGGCTTGAGGAGCACGGCGCCGACGCCATCATCGCCCAGGGGCTGGAAGCCGGCGGCCACCGCGGCCACTTTTTGAGCGACGACCTGAGCGAGCAGCTGGGCACCTTCGCGCTGCTGCCGCAAGTGGTGGCCGCCGTGCGCGTACCGGTGATCGCCGCCGGCGGCATCGCGGACGCGGCGGGCGTGCGCGCGGCCATGGCGCTGGGCGCAGCCGGCGTGCAGGTGGGCACCGCCTACCTGTGCGCCGACGAGGCGACGACCACGCCGCTGCACCGCGCCGCGCTGCAAAGCGAGGCGGCGCGCCACACGGCTGTCACCAACTGCTTCACCGGCCGCCCGGCGCGCGGCATCGTCAACCGGGTGGTGCGCGAGCAGGGGCCGATCAGCGCCGCCGCGCCGGCGTTTCCGCTGGCCACCGCCGCCATGGCGCCCCTGCGCGCTGCCGCCGAAAAAGCGGGGCGCACCGACTTCACGCCCTTGTGGAGCGGCCAGAACGCCAGCGGCTGCCGCCCCTTGCCGGCGGCGGAGATCACGCGCGCGCTGGCGCGGGGCTTCACCCCATCAGCCTGA
- a CDS encoding LysR family transcriptional regulator: MDRLLSMRVFERVVDEGSLAGAARALDLSPPVVTRLMAGLEAHLGTRLLQRTTRRQALTEAGEAYLLRVRTILRDIDEAEQLASAHTAELAGTLRLHAPPVLASHVIAPRIAGFHARYPGIAIDLTVESRHEPPVEDHDITLFSGTARPGPDVVARKVVDAEAVLVATPRYLKHAPPLTQPADLAQHACLRLAQPDSDPAVWRMWCPEGPDEPLDVAITPLLVANHSDTLVRATLDSAGITSASLDLMAPYLVRGELVRVLAPWITGRLSMYAAVPTRKFIPQRTRVFLDWLVDETRRQTAEAVAAYTARAGTSG, translated from the coding sequence ATGGACCGTTTGCTTTCCATGCGGGTGTTCGAGCGTGTGGTGGATGAAGGCAGCCTGGCCGGCGCGGCGCGGGCGCTGGATTTGTCGCCGCCGGTGGTGACGCGGCTGATGGCCGGGCTGGAGGCGCACCTGGGCACGCGCCTGCTGCAGCGCACCACGCGCCGCCAGGCGCTGACCGAGGCCGGCGAGGCCTATTTGCTGCGCGTGCGCACCATCCTGCGCGACATCGACGAGGCCGAGCAACTGGCCAGCGCCCACACGGCCGAGTTGGCCGGCACGCTGCGCCTGCACGCGCCGCCGGTGCTGGCCAGCCACGTGATTGCGCCGCGCATCGCCGGCTTTCACGCGCGCTATCCCGGCATCGCCATCGACCTGACGGTGGAATCGCGCCACGAGCCGCCGGTCGAGGACCACGACATCACCCTGTTCAGCGGCACCGCGCGCCCCGGCCCCGACGTGGTGGCGCGCAAGGTGGTCGACGCCGAGGCGGTGCTGGTCGCCACGCCGCGCTACCTGAAGCACGCCCCACCGTTGACGCAGCCGGCCGACCTGGCCCAGCACGCCTGCCTGCGCCTGGCCCAGCCCGACAGCGACCCGGCCGTGTGGCGCATGTGGTGCCCTGAAGGGCCCGACGAACCGCTGGACGTGGCCATCACCCCGCTGCTGGTGGCCAACCACAGCGACACGCTGGTGCGCGCCACGCTCGACAGCGCGGGCATCACCTCGGCCTCGCTTGACCTGATGGCGCCCTACCTGGTGCGCGGCGAACTGGTGCGCGTGCTGGCGCCCTGGATCACCGGGCGCCTCTCCATGTACGCGGCGGTGCCCACGCGCAAGTTCATCCCGCAGCGCACGCGGGTGTTTCTGGATTGGCTGGTCGATGAAACGCGCCGCCAGACCGCCGAGGCGGTGGCGGCCTACACGGCGCGTGCCGGCACGTCAGGCTGA
- a CDS encoding tripartite tricarboxylate transporter substrate binding protein yields the protein MQRRQLIQAAAASVWVPLLARAQSAWPTKPIRIVVPFTPGGTTDFVTRLVATEVAKSLGQPVVVENKPGAGTVIGVDSVAKSTPDGTSFVTVANSFTVNQTLVKKLPYDSVKDLRPVALMGLSEHVLATHPGSGLKSVADIAAQAKVGQKLSYASFGPGTSAHLAGEMLKSQLGVDIVHVPYKGQAPALADLLGGQVSMMFGNWPEFRNHVQAGKLVAIGMATARRSAYAPAIPTLAEQGLKVESNSWNGLLAPAGTPDAVVQRMNAAVNQAMQSPAVVDAFQKGGIAARSGTPEQFGDFIRSEIARYAEVIRRAGITADN from the coding sequence ATGCAGCGTCGCCAGCTCATCCAGGCAGCGGCCGCCAGCGTGTGGGTGCCGCTGCTGGCACGTGCGCAGAGTGCGTGGCCCACCAAGCCCATCCGCATCGTCGTGCCGTTCACGCCCGGCGGCACGACCGACTTCGTCACGCGGCTGGTTGCCACCGAAGTCGCCAAATCGCTCGGCCAGCCCGTTGTGGTTGAAAACAAGCCCGGCGCCGGCACCGTGATCGGCGTCGACTCGGTCGCCAAGTCGACGCCCGATGGCACCAGCTTCGTCACCGTCGCCAACAGCTTCACCGTCAACCAGACGCTGGTGAAGAAGCTGCCCTACGACAGCGTGAAGGACCTGCGCCCGGTGGCGCTGATGGGCCTGTCGGAACACGTGCTGGCCACGCACCCCGGGAGCGGGCTGAAGTCGGTGGCCGACATCGCGGCGCAGGCCAAGGTCGGGCAGAAGCTCAGCTACGCCTCGTTCGGGCCGGGCACCTCGGCGCACCTGGCGGGCGAGATGCTCAAGAGCCAGCTGGGCGTCGACATCGTGCACGTGCCGTACAAGGGCCAGGCGCCCGCGCTGGCCGACTTGCTGGGCGGGCAGGTGTCGATGATGTTCGGCAACTGGCCCGAGTTTCGCAACCACGTGCAGGCCGGCAAGCTGGTCGCCATCGGCATGGCCACGGCGCGACGCTCGGCCTACGCCCCGGCCATTCCGACGCTGGCCGAGCAGGGGCTGAAGGTCGAGTCCAACTCATGGAACGGCCTGCTCGCGCCCGCGGGCACGCCCGATGCCGTGGTGCAGCGCATGAACGCGGCGGTGAACCAGGCCATGCAGTCGCCCGCCGTGGTCGACGCCTTCCAGAAGGGCGGCATCGCCGCCAGGTCCGGAACGCCCGAGCAGTTTGGCGACTTCATCCGCAGCGAGATCGCCCGGTACGCCGAAGTGATACGCCGCGCGGGCATCACGGCGGACAATTGA
- the hpaR gene encoding homoprotocatechuate degradation operon regulator HpaR, whose protein sequence is MPRRSPFTHRNLPLLLLQAREAVMQHRRPTLREHSLSDQQWRVLRVLAEHAAEGGLETGRVAQQAFILGPSLTGMLARMERDGLITRQRSGEDARRSVVSATAAGLALADALSQAIEADYLDLEAHLGKTKLAQLYRLLDELIALQEQVCADESLETAT, encoded by the coding sequence ATGCCACGACGCAGCCCCTTCACCCACCGCAACCTGCCGCTGCTGTTGCTGCAGGCGCGCGAGGCCGTGATGCAGCACCGGCGCCCGACCTTGCGTGAGCACAGTCTGTCGGACCAGCAATGGCGCGTGCTGCGCGTGCTGGCCGAGCACGCCGCCGAGGGCGGGCTGGAGACGGGCCGCGTGGCGCAGCAGGCCTTCATCCTGGGCCCCAGCCTAACCGGGATGCTGGCGCGCATGGAGCGCGACGGCCTCATCACGCGCCAGCGCAGCGGCGAAGACGCGCGCCGCAGCGTCGTCAGCGCCACCGCCGCCGGGCTGGCGCTGGCCGATGCGCTGTCGCAGGCGATCGAGGCCGATTACCTGGACCTGGAAGCGCACCTGGGCAAGACCAAGCTGGCGCAGCTGTACCGCCTGCTGGACGAGTTGATTGCGCTGCAGGAACAGGTCTGCGCCGACGAATCCTTGGAGACCGCCACATGA
- a CDS encoding fumarylacetoacetate hydrolase family protein: protein MNATPPWLPQGTVYGSLLNFQREYALWAPRMAEPPYKAPPQAPVLYVKTANTFAAHGAAIAVPGEVAVGATLGLVKANSDRFVPPALSGQAQAAIENEASGLQVIAGVVLLADLSLPHASYYRPPIKFRNRDGFLGCGPACVPLAAVGDVGALKITVRINGELRQTVDLSTLVRDAATLLADVEAFMTLQPGDVLMLGTDCLDDGTRPRAKAGDRIEVSAPGFAPLVNTLVEEAA from the coding sequence ATGAACGCTACGCCTCCTTGGCTGCCGCAAGGCACCGTGTACGGTAGCCTGCTCAACTTCCAGCGCGAGTACGCGCTGTGGGCGCCCCGGATGGCCGAGCCGCCCTACAAGGCGCCGCCCCAGGCGCCCGTGCTGTACGTGAAAACGGCCAACACCTTTGCCGCCCATGGCGCGGCCATCGCCGTGCCGGGCGAGGTGGCGGTGGGCGCGACGCTGGGCCTGGTGAAGGCGAATTCGGATCGTTTTGTGCCGCCTGCGCTGTCAGGGCAAGCGCAGGCAGCTATCGAAAATGAAGCATCCGGTTTGCAGGTCATCGCTGGCGTCGTGCTGCTGGCCGACCTGAGTCTGCCGCACGCCAGCTATTACCGCCCACCGATCAAGTTCCGCAACCGCGACGGCTTTCTGGGCTGCGGCCCGGCGTGCGTGCCGCTGGCGGCGGTGGGCGATGTCGGCGCGTTGAAGATCACCGTGCGCATCAACGGCGAATTGCGTCAGACCGTCGATCTGTCCACGCTGGTGCGCGACGCCGCCACGCTGCTGGCCGACGTCGAGGCGTTCATGACGCTGCAACCCGGCGACGTGCTGATGCTGGGCACGGATTGTCTGGACGACGGCACGCGCCCGCGCGCCAAGGCGGGTGACCGCATCGAGGTCAGCGCGCCGGGCTTTGCGCCGCTGGTCAACACCTTGGTCGAGGAGGCCGCATGA
- the hpaE gene encoding 5-carboxymethyl-2-hydroxymuconate semialdehyde dehydrogenase produces the protein MKIDHLINGKPVASDTYFETTNPATQQVLAEVAAGGEAEVHAAVAAAKAAFPAWAGLPATERAKKIRALGELIAKHVPEIAKTETDDTGQTISQTGKQLVPRAADNFTYFAEMCTRVDGHTYPTPTHLNYTLFHPVGVCALISPWNVPFMTATWKVAPCLAFGNTAVLKMSELSPLTAARLGELALEAGIPAGVLNVVHGFGKETGEPLCAHPDVRAISFTGSTATGNRIVKTAGLKKFSMELGGKSPFVVFDDADLDRALDAALFMIFSNNGERCTAGSRILVQQSIYADFAQKFAERAKKITVGDPQDEKTIIGPMISQGHLAKVRSYIELGPKEGATLLCGGLDRPSYAAELPAHVAQGNYVWPTVFADVDNRMKIAQEEIFGPVACLIPFKDEADAIEKANDIDYGLSSYVWSENIGRAHRVAAAIEAGMCFVNSQNVRDLRQPFGGTKASGTGREGGTWSYEVFLEPKNVAVSMGSHHIPHWGV, from the coding sequence ATGAAAATTGATCACCTCATCAACGGCAAGCCCGTTGCCAGCGACACCTATTTCGAGACCACCAACCCCGCCACGCAGCAGGTGCTGGCCGAAGTCGCCGCCGGCGGGGAGGCCGAAGTCCACGCCGCCGTCGCTGCCGCCAAGGCCGCCTTCCCCGCCTGGGCCGGCCTGCCCGCCACCGAGCGCGCCAAGAAAATCCGCGCGCTGGGCGAGTTGATCGCCAAGCATGTGCCGGAGATCGCCAAGACCGAGACCGACGACACCGGCCAGACCATCAGCCAGACCGGCAAGCAACTGGTGCCGCGCGCAGCCGACAACTTCACGTATTTCGCCGAGATGTGCACGCGCGTCGACGGCCACACCTACCCGACGCCCACGCACCTGAACTACACGCTGTTCCACCCCGTCGGCGTGTGCGCGCTGATCAGCCCGTGGAACGTGCCCTTCATGACCGCGACTTGGAAGGTGGCGCCGTGCCTGGCCTTCGGCAACACGGCGGTGCTGAAGATGAGCGAACTCTCGCCGCTGACCGCCGCGCGCCTGGGCGAACTGGCGCTGGAAGCCGGCATCCCCGCCGGCGTGCTGAACGTGGTGCACGGCTTTGGCAAGGAAACCGGCGAGCCGCTGTGCGCGCACCCCGACGTGCGCGCGATCTCGTTCACCGGCAGCACGGCCACCGGCAACCGAATCGTCAAGACCGCGGGCCTGAAGAAATTCAGCATGGAGCTGGGCGGCAAAAGCCCCTTCGTGGTCTTCGACGACGCCGACCTCGACCGCGCGCTGGATGCGGCCCTGTTCATGATCTTCAGCAACAACGGCGAGCGCTGCACGGCCGGCAGCCGCATCCTGGTGCAGCAGAGCATCTACGCCGACTTTGCGCAAAAGTTTGCCGAGCGCGCCAAGAAGATCACGGTGGGCGACCCGCAGGACGAGAAAACCATCATCGGCCCGATGATTTCGCAAGGCCATCTGGCCAAGGTGCGCAGCTACATCGAGCTGGGGCCGAAGGAAGGCGCCACGCTGCTGTGCGGCGGGCTGGACCGCCCGTCGTACGCGGCGGAACTGCCGGCGCACGTCGCCCAAGGCAACTACGTCTGGCCCACGGTGTTCGCCGACGTCGACAACCGCATGAAGATCGCGCAGGAAGAAATCTTCGGACCGGTGGCCTGCCTGATTCCCTTCAAGGACGAGGCCGACGCCATCGAGAAAGCCAACGACATCGACTACGGCCTGTCGAGCTACGTGTGGAGCGAGAACATCGGCCGCGCCCACCGCGTGGCCGCCGCCATCGAAGCCGGCATGTGCTTCGTCAACAGCCAGAACGTGCGCGATTTGCGCCAGCCCTTTGGCGGCACCAAGGCATCGGGCACGGGGCGCGAGGGCGGCACCTGGAGCTACGAGGTGTTTCTGGAGCCGAAGAACGTCGCGGTGTCGATGGGTTCGCACCACATTCCGCATTGGGGGGTGTGA